In Drosophila yakuba strain Tai18E2 chromosome X, Prin_Dyak_Tai18E2_2.1, whole genome shotgun sequence, a single genomic region encodes these proteins:
- the LOC6524331 gene encoding osteocalcin 2 codes for MKLHWLLFAVVLICALYTTSGTTTTSTTTTTTDSSTSTSTTTASSSSSSDTTEASSSSSDSATSSSSSSSSSSSSSKKKKAAARRRAKRRARRRAARRKRNRRTRNRG; via the coding sequence ATGAAGCTCCACTGGCTGCTATTTGCAGTCGTACTGATCTGTGCCCTGTACACCACTTCGGGCACCActaccaccagcaccaccaccacaacaactgattccagcaccagcaccagcaccaccactgcctcctcgtcctcgtcctcggaCACCACCgaggccagcagcagcagcagcgattcGGCCACCAGTTCTAGCTcatcctccagctccagcagctcgtcctctaagaagaagaaggctGCCGCCAGGAGAAGGGCCAAGAGAAGGGCCAGGAGAAGGGCGGCGAGAAGGAAGCGTAACAGACGTACCCGTAACCGGGGTTAG